The Methyloceanibacter stevinii DNA segment CGCTGCAGCTCGCCGCGGCTGATATGGAAAATGAAGTTGCCCATGCGGATTTCGCCCGACGGTGCGGCCTGGGCGCCGCGCTTCAGGATGTTGCCGATGCGCAGGAGCAGTTCGCGCGGGTCGAAGGGTTTTGCCAGATAGTCGTCGACGCCGGTTTCCAAGCCCTCGATGCGATGCTCGGGCTCGGCTCTCGCCGTCAGCATCAGGATGGGCACCGGGTTGTTTGCCCGCAGCGACTTGGCGAAGTCGATGCCCGATTCCTTCGGCATCATCACGTCGAGCACGATCAGATCGAAGGCGAGGCTGCGCATTTGGGCGCGGGCGCTCTCCGCATCGACGGCCATGGTCACCCGGAAGCCGCGGTCTTGGAGGTAGCGCCCCAGTAGATCCCGAATCCGGCTGTCGTCATCCACGATGAGGATGTGCTGCGCGTTGTCTTCCGGACCGGCCCCCTGTTGAGGTTTGGTGTGGATCGCGTGGGTCAACTGGGTTTGCCTTCGTCCTTGGGGTCCGCCGCAGGCTGATCGGAGTGCGTCGGGTTCGGATTCGTTATGGCGGACACTTTGGGCCGATCTTCGGCATTGATCATAGCTTCCAGAAAACGGCGAATTGCTGGCTCCCCCTCGGGGCCCGCAGCCTCCAGCGCCGCGCGAAGCCGCACCATCTGCGGCGCGGCCAAGCGCGCCGCGAGGGCTTTGCCGCTTTCGGTCGGGTAGAGCAGCCGCTCCCGGCGGTCCGCGGCGCCCGCCTCTGGGTGATGTAGCCTGATCGATCAGCTGCTTCAGCACGCGCGACAGGCTCTGCTTGGTGATGTTCAGGATATCCAGGAGGTCGGCGACGCGCAGGCCCGAGTGGCGCTTGACGAAGTGCAAGACCCGGTGAT contains these protein-coding regions:
- a CDS encoding response regulator, whose amino-acid sequence is MSETPEALTKAPMEDVAAVPAERTAEALTEDNLHSFAELLFFAYRDFTGDPDAILKDFGFGRAHHRVLHFVKRHSGLRVADLLDILNITKQSLSRVLKQLIDQATSPRGGRRGPPGAAALPDRKRQSPRGALGRAADGAASRGAGGCGPRGGASNSPFSGSYDQCRRSAQSVRHNESEPDALRSACGGPQGRRQTQLTHAIHTKPQQGAGPEDNAQHILIVDDDSRIRDLLGRYLQDRGFRVTMAVDAESARAQMRSLAFDLIVLDVMMPKESGIDFAKSLRANNPVPILMLTARAEPEHRIEGLETGVDDYLAKPFDPRELLLRIGNILKRGAQAAPSGEIRMGNFIFHISRGELQRDGETVRLTERERELLRYFAQRPGTPVSRHELAKGSDKDADIGGERAVDVQINRLRRKIENDPANPVYLQTVRGKGYILYSE